The following are encoded in a window of Artemia franciscana chromosome 5, ASM3288406v1, whole genome shotgun sequence genomic DNA:
- the LOC136027270 gene encoding adult-specific rigid cuticular protein 15.7-like, producing the protein MQSTKKCLIMLAVITMARSQLLPAMMTRMPGAVPSSGFNYAVNDLAGNEHSHTQNQIGAAKTGQYKVALPDGRLQTVTYVADAAGYRAKVDYTPNVPGAATTAGDAQIAGLASVPPTAPPSMAAAMTNGYASGLGGMTPYSMGHNPMMMGMGRMHGHGMGGMYGGGMGGMHGGGMGGMYGGGMGGMYGAGMAGMHGNGMYGAGMMNVDPYMRMGMGSVAYGLPGGMGVTSPFGSSFNYQTPFSAVSQYNNGGFF; encoded by the exons ATGCAGAGCACCAAG aaatgCCTGATCATGCTTGCCGTGATTACAATGGCTAGAAGCCAGTTGTTGCCGGCAATGATGACACGAATGCCTGGTGCTGTGCCATCAAGTGGGTTTAATTACGCAGTCAACGATCTTGCTGGAAATGAGCACAGCCACACGCAAAACCAAATAGGTGCAGCAAAAACCGGCCAGTATAAAGTTGCCTTGCCTGATGGCCGTCTACAAACAGTTACCTATGTTGCAGATGCCGCTGGATACAGAGcaaag GTTGACTATACCCCTAATGTTCCTGGTGCTGCCACAACTGCTGGTGATGCTCAGATAGCTGGACTCGCTTCAGTGCCTCCAACTGCACCACCCTCAATGGCAGCTGCAATGACAAATGGATATGCTTCAGGTTTAGGAGGAATGACTCCTTATTCAATGGGTCACAACCCCATGATGATGG GCATGGGACGTATGCATGGACACGGAATGGGAGGCATGTACGGCGGTGGAATGGGAGGCATGCACGGCGGTGGAATGGGAGGCATGTACGGCGGTGGAATGGGAGGCATGTATGGTGCTGGAATGGCAGGTATGCATGGCAATGGCATGTATGGTGCAGGAATGATGAATGTTGACCCCTATATGAGGATGGGAATGGGATCGGTTGCATATGGCTTGCCTGGTGGAATGGGAGTTACATCACCGTTTGGATCATCTTTTAATTACCAAACACCATTCTCAGCAGTTTCGCAATATAATAATGGAGGTTTCTTTTAG